Genomic DNA from Leucobacter triazinivorans:
GGCGCACACGGCCCGGCGGCCGCTGGACGCACACGGGCCGTCGACCCCCGGCGCACACGGCCCGGCGGCCGCTGGACGCACACGGGCCGCGCATGCGAACGCCCCGTGTTCGGGCCGGTCGGACCGGCCTGAACACGGGGCGAGGGGTGCGAGTGCGTCGCGGCGGGCGACCACTCCGGGGTCGCCCGCCGCGACCCCGGAGTGTGCCGCGCTACTCGGCGATCGAGCCGGTATCGGCCGCGCGACCGCGGCGACCGCGTCGGGTGAGCACGAGCGCGGCGCCCGCCGACAGCAGCGCGAGCGCTCCGGCCCAGAGCCCGGCCGCCCCGGCCGAGCCGGTCCGTTCGAGCTCCGCCGCAGCGGCGTCCCCGGCGCGCGATGCGTCGCCCGCGCCCGGTGCCGTCGTGCCGGTCCCCGGCCCGTCGGTCCCGGCGCCCGGTCCCGGATCCGTCGACGCGGGGACGAGCCCGGCGACGGCGGCGACGATGGCGTCTGCCATCGCGGTGACCTCGGCCTGCCGGTCGGCGGTGAGGTCGCGCTCCACCGCGTCCACGGCGGCGCGCACCGCGGCGGCCGACTCCGGCGTGTAGGCCCCGAGCTCCGCCGGCACGGTGCCGAGCGCCGCGTCCACGGCAGAGTAGTCCGCGTCGCGCTCGCTGTCCGGAGCGAGCTCCGCGGCGAAGCCGACGAGCGGATTCGGGATCGTGACCTGGCGCAGTTGCGTGTCGGCGGCGAAGTCGTGCGCGGTGATCACGATGCGATCCCCGTACGAGTCGAGGGTGAGCCCGCGATTGACGTCCCGCGTGGTCACCTCGGTCGCGCCCGCGGTGTTCTCGCCCCGGGCGTCCCATTCGATGTGCATCGCGAGCGTGTTCACGGCCCAGAATCCATCGGGGTGACCGTCCGCCGTGCGGCGCTGCATCGCCCAGTCCCCGAGCTCGGCGGGGTAGTGGGTGTGCCCGCTCAGCACGACCGCGTTGGGGTAGTTCCCGAGGATGCTCGTGAGACGCTGATTGTGCTGGTGATGGGAGCTGTACCACGGCAGCCACGAGGCCGAGACGGTGTTCCCGAGGGGGAAGTGGGTCATCACGACGACCTGAGATCCCTGTGCCGTCCAGTGCGCGAGCCGCTCTTCGAGGAACTCGACCTGCGCGTCGGTCATGGGCACGTCCGAGGGGCTCGCCATCTCCTGACCGAGCACGATCACGGGAAGATCACCCGCGGGGCCCTCGAGCACGTACTCGTCCCACGCGCGATCCCGGTCGGCGAAGCTCAGGAACCGCTGGAAGTTGGCGTCGAAGCCGCCGCTCGCGTACCGCTCGTGGTTGCCCATCCCGGCCACGGTCTTCGGCGGGCGGATGTCTGCAGAGGCGTCCATCACGTCGATGACCTCCTGCCACTCGCCGACCGTGCCGGACGCCACGATGTCGCCCACCATCAGCAGGCCCTCGGCGTCGGGGGAGAGCCGGGCGAAGTCCTCGATCCCGTGGGCGAGGTCTCCGGGGTGGCCCTGGATGTCCGACACCACCCAGGCCTGCGTCGGCTCCGCGTCGGTCGCCGCCTGCGCCTGGTGCACCGCGACGGAGTCGATGCCCCAGTACTGCGCTCCGTCGCCACCCGTGAACTCCCACGAGAACACCACGGACTTCGCTCGTGCCGGGGTGTCGATGGTGACGTCCTGGGCCGCATTCAGCTGCATGCCGTCGTAGTCGTCGGTCACGCTCGTCGAGTCGAGCCGCAGCACCTCGATCGGGGCCGCTCCGTCGAAGCTCGCCAGTACCACGCCGCTCTGGCCGGCAGCCCCGCGGTAGTGGCTGTCGAAGGTGAGGCGCACGGCATCGAGCTGCGAGACGTCGACCGGCGCGCTGGTGAGTGCGGCGGCGAACGGCGCGTCGCCGAACTGGGCGGCGTCGGCCACGAGGAATCCGCGGTCGGTGCGCCCGAAGCGGTCGCGCATCCGGTCCGTCGTCGCCGACCAGTCGGCGCGCGTCGTGGGCTGCCAGCCGGCGTAGCGGTCGGCTCCCGAGCCCGACGCCTCGAAGGTCGTGGACCAGCCCTCGGGGAGCGAGCCGTCCGCGAAGCCGGCACGCAGCAGGACACCGTCCGTGGAGAGGTCCGTCGCGACCGGGTCGATGTCGACCGGCGCATTCGGGTCGCCCGGCTCGAGCGGCTCCGGCGCATTCGGATCGGCCGTCACCGTGAGCGTCAGGCGATCGGCGAGCGGGGTGTACCCGCCCTCGGCGAGGTACCACACATCGTACGTGCCGGGTTCGAGATCGAGGGTGAACGCCGCCTCGCCGCTCGCATCCGGCGTGTACTGCCAGATCACCGAGGGGGAATCCCCCGGGGTCACGTTCTCGCGGTAGATGCCGATCCAGTTCTGAGCGTCCGGCTGATCGGTCGCGTAGGCCACCGTCAACGGCCCGCCCGCGATGGCGCTGTCGGCGGAGAGCGTGATCGCGGATCCCGCTGCGGCGGCGGAACCCGCTTCGGGCGTCGCGGCCGGCGCAGACGCGTCGGGCTCGGTCACCGCCGGGGCGGTCGCGGGCGGGTCCGTCTCCGGTGCGGTGGCTGACGCCGCCGAGACCGGAGGCAGCACGAGCGCAGCGGAGAGCAGCGCACCGGCGACGGCGCAGTGCCGGCGCGAGAACGCGGACGAGGACGTGGTCATGGGAGTTCCTTTCTGCGGGGCCCGCGGAACCGGGCCAGACAGCAGCGTTCCGGGCGCAGGCGAACGCCCGCTGGAACGCAGGTAAACGCTCGGTGTCGCGCGGCTCGGAATCGGGTCCCGCGCCCGAACAGCTGTGCAAACCTGTCCAGGCCCCGCGGCTCGCCACGCCCGAGGCGGCAGGCCCGGATCGTCACGTCCCTGGGGCGGCTGGGCTGAGGGGGGGACGTCCTGTGGAGAAGTGCCGCCTCCCGCCTCGCCGGTCTAGGATAATTGGGTGATGGCCCCAGTATCTGATCGCCGCGACGCAGGCCGCCCTGGACGGCCGGCATGAGTTCGCGCGCTGCGACCGGTGCCCCGGCGATCCCGGGATTCAGCTATGTCCGTCCGCTGGGTTCGGGTGGATTCGCGCAGGTCTTCCTCTACGAGCAGGACATGCCGCGGCGGATGGTCGCGATCAAGGTGCTCAACGGCGCGGTGATCGGCAAGGTCGACACCGACAAGCTGCGGGAGGTGTTCGAGAGCGAGGCCGACATCATGGCCCGGCTCAGCAGCCACCCGTCGGTGGTCTCGATCTACGAGGCGGGCATCTCACTCGAGGGGTACCCCTACCTGGCCATGGAGTTCTGCCCGGCATCGATGGGGTCGCTCACCAAGGGGCGGCCCGCGAAGCTGCGCGACGTGCTCGACGCCGGCGTGCGGATGGCCGGGGCGCTCGAGACGGCGCACCGGGCGGGGGTGCTGCACCGTGATATCAAACCGTCGAACGTGCTGCTCACGACGCTCGGGCGCCCCGCGCTCTCGGACTTCGGCATCGCGCAGGTGCTCGGGCGGCAGCGGGTCGAGGAAGAGCTCGCGATGTCGATCCCCTGGTCGGCGCCGGAGGTCATCGGCCTGCGCAGCAGCGGCAGCGTGGCGACCGAGGTGTGGTCGCTCGGGGCGACGCTGTACTCCTTCGCCGCAGGCCGCTCCCCGTTCGAGCTGCCCGATCGCGCGCAGAATTCCCGGACCAAGCTCGCGGAGCGCATCTCGAAGGCCGTCTATCAGGGCATCCCGGGGGCGCAGGGCTACGAGCACTTCGACGAGCTCGTCGCCCGGGCGCTGCGCAAGCAGCCGGGCGACCGCTTCGCGTCGATGCGCGAGTTCGGCGAGGCGCTGCAGGAGCTGCAGCGCGCCTACGGCTTCGACGTCACCCCGATCGAGGTGGTGGCCGAAGCCTGGCTGCCGCGTGCCGAGTCGGTGCAGACCGGATCGCGCGGGCCCGTGGTGAGCTCCGTTCCGCGGGCCACTCGCGCGCGGGCCAGAGCGGAGCTGCTCGCGCAGAAGCGCGGTACCGACGGCGACGGGCTGCTGCTCGACCGCCCGACCTCTCCGCTGCGCGCCGGCCTCATCGGCGCGGGTGCGGCGCTGGTGGGCGTGGCCGGCATCGGGGCGATCATCTGGACGCTCGCGGGGCGCGGCGGATGACGGGCCGGGCGCGCATGCTGCGTCGCGCGCAGTGGTGGGTCGCGGGCACGGTGATCTTCGCGCTGGTCGCGACGGTCGCGGTCATCTCGAACGGCTATGACGCGCGGGAGACCCCGCGCGAAGAACCGGGCGTCTGGGTGGCGCGCGAGGCGGGCCAGTACGCCCGGGTGAATACGGACACGGGCGAGCTCGACCTCGTGAGGAAGGTCTCCGACCCGAGCGAGGTGGTGCAGAGCGGCGCGCGCGGTGCGGTGCTCGCGGGTGGAAACGGGCGCGCGTGGGCGCTGGATCCCGCGGATCCCGTCGACCTCGGCGATGCCGAGCCCGCTGCTGCGGGCGCCGACGCGTCGGAGCAGGCCGCGGCGGGGAGCTCCTCGGAGACCGACGCGGTTGACTCCGCCGGCGCTGATCCTGCGGCGGACACGGCCGCGGGCGGCCCCGCAGAGGTGCGCCTGCCCGAGGGCACGCGCGAGGTGCTGAGCGCGGGCCGGTTCGTGGCGCTGCGCACCGAGGCCGGGGAGGTGTACGCCGGCGACCTCGCCCCGGAGTCGGGGTCGGGGCCGGTTCGATCCTTCGATCTCGGGGACGCGTCGACCGAGGATCTCGAGGCGCGGCTCGCGTCGCTCGTGCGCATCGACCCGAGCGGAGGCGAGGCCGAGCGCGGCGACGCTGACGAATCCGGCGCAGACGCGCAGGCGGCGGACGCGCGCGCCGCGGCCATCGCGCTCACCGAGACCGGCGTGCTCGCGGTGCTCACGGAGGGCGACGGCGTCCTGAGCCGATACGACCTCGACAGCCGCAGCGCACTCGGAGAGACCCGGGTGCCGCAGGAGGCCCGGGCGGCCGGATCGCCGCAGCTGTCCATCGTGGGCGACGACTGGGTGCTGCTCGACGGGGAGAGCGGGGAGCTCTGGCGCGAGGGGGGCGCGCGGGTGGCGCTCGACCTGCAGGGCGAGCCCCGACTGCAGGCCGGCGACTCGGGCCGCGGCGCCGGGGGCGCGCCGCGCGCGGACCGCGACGTG
This window encodes:
- a CDS encoding DUF4073 domain-containing protein, with the translated sequence MTTSSSAFSRRHCAVAGALLSAALVLPPVSAASATAPETDPPATAPAVTEPDASAPAATPEAGSAAAAGSAITLSADSAIAGGPLTVAYATDQPDAQNWIGIYRENVTPGDSPSVIWQYTPDASGEAAFTLDLEPGTYDVWYLAEGGYTPLADRLTLTVTADPNAPEPLEPGDPNAPVDIDPVATDLSTDGVLLRAGFADGSLPEGWSTTFEASGSGADRYAGWQPTTRADWSATTDRMRDRFGRTDRGFLVADAAQFGDAPFAAALTSAPVDVSQLDAVRLTFDSHYRGAAGQSGVVLASFDGAAPIEVLRLDSTSVTDDYDGMQLNAAQDVTIDTPARAKSVVFSWEFTGGDGAQYWGIDSVAVHQAQAATDAEPTQAWVVSDIQGHPGDLAHGIEDFARLSPDAEGLLMVGDIVASGTVGEWQEVIDVMDASADIRPPKTVAGMGNHERYASGGFDANFQRFLSFADRDRAWDEYVLEGPAGDLPVIVLGQEMASPSDVPMTDAQVEFLEERLAHWTAQGSQVVVMTHFPLGNTVSASWLPWYSSHHQHNQRLTSILGNYPNAVVLSGHTHYPAELGDWAMQRRTADGHPDGFWAVNTLAMHIEWDARGENTAGATEVTTRDVNRGLTLDSYGDRIVITAHDFAADTQLRQVTIPNPLVGFAAELAPDSERDADYSAVDAALGTVPAELGAYTPESAAAVRAAVDAVERDLTADRQAEVTAMADAIVAAVAGLVPASTDPGPGAGTDGPGTGTTAPGAGDASRAGDAAAAELERTGSAGAAGLWAGALALLSAGAALVLTRRGRRGRAADTGSIAE
- a CDS encoding serine/threonine-protein kinase; translated protein: MSSRAATGAPAIPGFSYVRPLGSGGFAQVFLYEQDMPRRMVAIKVLNGAVIGKVDTDKLREVFESEADIMARLSSHPSVVSIYEAGISLEGYPYLAMEFCPASMGSLTKGRPAKLRDVLDAGVRMAGALETAHRAGVLHRDIKPSNVLLTTLGRPALSDFGIAQVLGRQRVEEELAMSIPWSAPEVIGLRSSGSVATEVWSLGATLYSFAAGRSPFELPDRAQNSRTKLAERISKAVYQGIPGAQGYEHFDELVARALRKQPGDRFASMREFGEALQELQRAYGFDVTPIEVVAEAWLPRAESVQTGSRGPVVSSVPRATRARARAELLAQKRGTDGDGLLLDRPTSPLRAGLIGAGAALVGVAGIGAIIWTLAGRGG